GCCGATGCGGCCGTTGCGGGTGGGCTCGCCGCATAGCGAATCCGACCAGCCGGGCAGGACGGCCTGCTGATACGCGATCAACGTGTGCCCCGCAAACGCGGTGCCGGGCTTCGGCTCACCATGCGCGTCCAGGTACGCCCGCGACGCGTACAGGCCCACCTCCTTGCGCGCCAGATGGCGATGGATCAGGTCGGGGTTGTCAGGCTTGATGTTGCGGATGGCCAGATCCGCCTCGCGGCGCGTCAGATTGCTGATCCGAATGCCGGTGGACAACACCACGCGGATATCGGGGTGCTCGGCATGGACCCGCTTGATGGCCTCCATGATGAAGTAGCGGGCCACCGTTTCCGAGGTTGCGACACGGACCACGCCGGAAAGCCGGTGATCCAGCCCCTGCATCTGGCGCTGAAGCTGATCCGCCGCCTGCTCCATGCGCTCGGCTGCGGCAAAGGCCAGTTCGCCCGCCGCGGTCGGCACATAGCCGCTGGGCGTGCGCAGGAACAGGCGCGCATCCAGCGATGCCTCCAGCGCCGCCAGCCGCCGTCCTGCAGTGGCCTGGTCGATCTGCAGCACCGCCGCTGCGCCGCGCAGCGTTCCCACGCGGTAAATCGCCAGAAATATCCGTGCGTTGTCCCAATCCACTTCGCTTTCCGATG
The DNA window shown above is from Achromobacter spanius and carries:
- a CDS encoding LysR family transcriptional regulator; this encodes MDWDNARIFLAIYRVGTLRGAAAVLQIDQATAGRRLAALEASLDARLFLRTPSGYVPTAAGELAFAAAERMEQAADQLQRQMQGLDHRLSGVVRVATSETVARYFIMEAIKRVHAEHPDIRVVLSTGIRISNLTRREADLAIRNIKPDNPDLIHRHLARKEVGLYASRAYLDAHGEPKPGTAFAGHTLIAYQQAVLPGWSDSLCGEPTRNGRIGVEVNSGLMIIDAVVAGLGIGELPTHMAPDHPELVRIWPTRSEAYDLWLVMHGDLNRTARVRAVADAIVEVFEESN